In Halanaeroarchaeum sp. HSR-CO, one DNA window encodes the following:
- a CDS encoding DUF433 domain-containing protein has product MTIVQDEKMAGEPRIEGRRITVFHVVTAVEDFGGVGEAAEQLRITEEEIEEALQYANEHSDEG; this is encoded by the coding sequence ATGACCATCGTACAAGACGAGAAGATGGCGGGTGAACCCCGTATAGAAGGCAGAAGAATCACTGTTTTTCACGTCGTGACCGCGGTCGAAGATTTTGGAGGCGTAGGGGAAGCTGCAGAACAGCTTAGAATCACCGAGGAGGAGATTGAGGAGGCACTCCAGTACGCCAACGAACATTCCGACGAGGGCTGA
- a CDS encoding recombinase family protein: MSKEARGYVRLSQKSESSIRNQIDDIENYCEQHVDLELDYIYNEGQNASGWDASRKWYQQMLDDAKAGKFDVLVVAHGSRLGRDKLERLDRFTDLANKWGVEFHTVKRGYVDPNLPQDILMEVFHSLSDDEGKGAEVERLTKAIEKKVENGDYHGAPKFGTKYSEDKTSLVRESEFETAIEVLHLRETGKTYREIESETGCNLALIKRILDNENVYRTIEARDSWRPKDSTAT, translated from the coding sequence GTGAGTAAGGAGGCACGTGGATACGTCAGGCTTTCCCAGAAATCCGAGTCCTCAATCCGGAACCAGATAGATGACATTGAAAACTACTGTGAACAGCACGTAGACCTAGAACTGGACTACATATACAACGAGGGACAGAACGCATCCGGATGGGACGCATCACGTAAATGGTACCAGCAGATGCTGGACGACGCTAAAGCAGGTAAATTCGATGTGCTCGTCGTCGCTCATGGTTCTCGCCTTGGCCGGGACAAACTGGAGCGACTGGACAGATTCACGGACCTCGCGAACAAGTGGGGAGTGGAGTTTCACACGGTCAAGAGGGGCTATGTAGACCCAAATCTTCCCCAAGACATCCTGATGGAGGTTTTCCACTCATTGAGTGATGATGAGGGGAAAGGTGCTGAGGTGGAACGTCTCACCAAAGCTATCGAGAAAAAAGTCGAGAATGGAGATTACCACGGTGCACCAAAATTTGGAACGAAATATTCTGAAGACAAAACTTCGCTCGTTCGTGAGAGTGAGTTTGAAACGGCTATTGAGGTTCTTCACCTTCGCGAAACCGGGAAAACATATCGCGAAATCGAGTCAGAGACGGGCTGTAACCTCGCTCTAATTAAGCGCATTCTTGACAACGAAAATGTATACAGAACCATCGAAGCAAGAGATTCGTGGCGTCCAAAGGATAGTACTGCTACATGA
- a CDS encoding LuxR C-terminal-related transcriptional regulator, with the protein MLSDREQEVLDNLQRTLNTRSIATEMNIRISTVHTYLQRIDEKQRKAASTLTALDNIDYDERRARMTRDNREGIER; encoded by the coding sequence ATGCTGTCCGATAGAGAGCAAGAAGTCCTCGATAATCTACAACGGACGCTGAATACCCGGTCAATCGCAACTGAGATGAATATCCGGATTAGCACGGTACATACGTACCTTCAGCGAATTGATGAAAAGCAGCGAAAGGCCGCAAGTACACTGACCGCCCTAGATAACATCGATTACGACGAGCGCCGCGCTCGTATGACCCGTGACAACCGCGAAGGTATTGAGAGATGA
- a CDS encoding site-specific integrase — MPLDDPQNFRAQLRSQRKEVKKLDSESDIDAIEDYINRDKNKETSTIINHVSCLRILSQNAEKPLLEHNGVELDELIINVSKKRGWSDGTQRNYEKSARVFLAHHGFQDEAEEIEFTEAEQNEIKKEDTLSAEDIKKLLTECARMDRDRAMIYLMYETGARLSAILSLRISDVQFGEGPGNSTLVQFPEEAKGLKGAGGHSVIVKPSEVYLENYISREHPDPENPDAPFFAVTKDHYEEDKDNSLIPSFFRRRMRRLVKDSDIPEEKVNPHSFRHSRVTQMRLEGYTDRQISDHMNWGPNSNQLDLYDHTEDEDRHAEMAEKMGLNVEDADIRTPMLDECPRCNYSIDDWLNWTQCPRCQAQLKLHREPEWFETYMELVDDDQDDPIYRQFLRNPHELYDDFFKIEEETRIRISERVANICGEEGIDIPNEFQRDDVISDNLADEEINHMKDDPMFRHED; from the coding sequence ATGCCCTTAGATGACCCTCAGAACTTCCGTGCTCAACTTCGAAGTCAGCGAAAGGAAGTTAAAAAACTCGATAGTGAGAGTGACATCGACGCCATCGAGGATTACATAAATCGAGACAAGAACAAAGAAACCAGTACCATCATCAATCACGTATCCTGTCTCCGTATACTATCCCAGAATGCAGAGAAGCCCTTACTCGAACACAACGGGGTAGAATTGGACGAACTGATTATTAATGTGTCAAAAAAGCGTGGGTGGAGTGACGGAACCCAACGTAATTATGAAAAATCTGCCCGCGTGTTCCTCGCCCATCACGGGTTCCAAGATGAGGCCGAAGAAATCGAATTTACAGAGGCTGAGCAAAATGAAATCAAAAAGGAGGACACACTCTCTGCTGAGGATATCAAGAAATTGCTGACCGAATGCGCACGGATGGACCGCGACCGAGCGATGATATACCTCATGTACGAGACAGGCGCTCGACTGTCCGCTATCCTCTCATTGCGAATTAGCGACGTGCAGTTCGGAGAAGGACCTGGGAACTCCACCCTTGTTCAGTTTCCCGAGGAAGCCAAGGGTCTCAAGGGCGCAGGTGGGCACTCTGTAATCGTCAAACCATCCGAAGTGTATTTGGAGAATTACATATCGAGAGAGCACCCTGACCCCGAAAACCCCGACGCCCCATTCTTCGCGGTGACCAAAGACCACTACGAGGAAGACAAAGATAACAGTCTCATTCCTTCGTTCTTCCGCCGACGTATGCGACGCCTCGTGAAAGATTCAGATATCCCTGAAGAGAAGGTCAACCCCCACTCATTCAGGCACTCACGAGTTACCCAAATGCGCCTTGAGGGATATACAGACCGCCAGATTAGTGACCACATGAACTGGGGTCCCAACAGCAACCAGTTAGACCTCTACGACCACACAGAAGACGAAGACCGCCATGCAGAGATGGCGGAAAAAATGGGCCTCAATGTAGAGGATGCGGATATTCGGACGCCGATGCTCGATGAGTGTCCACGATGTAACTACAGTATCGATGATTGGCTCAACTGGACACAATGCCCTCGGTGTCAAGCCCAATTAAAACTACATCGGGAACCAGAATGGTTCGAGACATATATGGAGCTGGTAGACGACGACCAAGATGACCCAATTTACCGCCAATTCCTCCGTAATCCGCACGAATTATATGACGATTTTTTCAAAATTGAAGAAGAAACCAGAATTCGGATTTCAGAGCGTGTCGCAAACATATGCGGTGAGGAAGGCATTGATATCCCAAATGAGTTCCAGCGTGATGATGTGATATCAGACAATCTCGCCGATGAAGAAATCAATCACATGAAAGACGACCCGATGTTCCGTCACGAGGACTAA
- a CDS encoding ABC transporter ATP-binding protein, producing the protein MSVLELVDVEGGYGEVKVLEDVSMHLDDGEVVCLIGPNGAGKSTVLRAIFGLIKPWSGTVRFQGGEITGMEPEDVVREGIGYVPQIQNVFGSLSVDENLRMGGVARTDDIDPIIESLYDRFEILRNKKGSTAGSLSGGQQQVLAFARALVMEPDVLLIDEPSAGLAPNTAQEVFDHVEAVNELGTSILMVEQNARQGLSISDRGYVLDQGTVEFEDDADELLENPEVGKLYLGG; encoded by the coding sequence ATGAGCGTCCTCGAACTGGTCGACGTCGAAGGCGGGTACGGAGAAGTGAAAGTACTCGAAGACGTATCGATGCACCTCGACGATGGAGAAGTCGTCTGTCTGATCGGTCCGAACGGGGCTGGCAAAAGCACTGTACTGCGAGCAATCTTCGGCCTCATCAAACCCTGGAGCGGAACCGTCCGCTTCCAGGGCGGCGAAATAACCGGAATGGAACCCGAAGACGTCGTCAGAGAAGGGATCGGATACGTTCCCCAGATCCAGAACGTCTTCGGATCGCTGTCGGTCGACGAAAACCTTCGAATGGGTGGCGTCGCGCGTACGGACGACATCGACCCAATCATCGAGAGTCTCTACGATCGATTCGAAATCCTTCGAAACAAGAAGGGAAGTACCGCGGGCTCACTCTCCGGCGGTCAACAGCAAGTCCTCGCGTTCGCCCGGGCGCTCGTCATGGAACCGGATGTGCTGTTGATCGACGAGCCCAGCGCGGGACTGGCGCCGAACACCGCCCAGGAAGTTTTCGATCACGTAGAGGCCGTCAACGAACTGGGGACCTCGATTCTGATGGTCGAGCAAAACGCCCGACAGGGCCTATCGATTTCGGATCGGGGCTACGTCCTCGATCAGGGAACCGTCGAATTCGAAGACGACGCGGACGAACTACTGGAGAATCCCGAAGTAGGGAAGTTGTACCTCGGCGGGTAG
- a CDS encoding ABC transporter ATP-binding protein, whose amino-acid sequence MNEPIGQLGSGATTGKGDVVLRTEGISKSFGGLLANDDVSLEVERDSITGLIGPNGAGKSTLFNIISGFYEEDAGSVYVNDTDVTDMDPHEIAGEGLIRTFQTPRKLEGMTVREAMMLGPQNQLGESITALFTSPETVSGQERRNLEAAEAMLERFEIGDLATSPATEISGGQLKLVELARAMLAEPDILLLDEPVAGVNPTLANKLSSFITDLNDEGITFLIIEHDLTFLMDIADPIIVLDQGAVLTEGPPDAVRNDERVLDAYLGGADQ is encoded by the coding sequence ATGAATGAACCAATCGGCCAACTCGGATCGGGAGCTACCACCGGAAAGGGGGACGTCGTTCTCAGGACCGAAGGAATTTCGAAATCCTTCGGTGGGCTGCTCGCAAATGACGACGTCAGCCTCGAGGTCGAACGCGATTCGATCACCGGGCTCATCGGTCCCAACGGGGCCGGCAAGTCGACGTTGTTCAACATCATCAGCGGCTTCTACGAGGAAGACGCGGGGTCTGTCTACGTCAACGATACGGACGTCACGGATATGGACCCCCACGAAATCGCCGGCGAGGGGCTCATTCGTACCTTCCAGACGCCACGGAAACTGGAGGGAATGACGGTCCGTGAAGCCATGATGTTGGGTCCACAGAACCAACTCGGCGAGTCGATCACAGCGCTGTTCACCTCGCCGGAAACCGTCAGCGGGCAGGAACGACGAAATCTCGAAGCGGCCGAGGCGATGCTCGAACGCTTCGAAATCGGTGACCTCGCCACATCGCCCGCGACCGAAATTTCGGGCGGCCAACTCAAGCTCGTCGAGCTGGCCAGAGCGATGTTGGCCGAGCCCGACATCCTGTTGCTCGACGAACCGGTGGCCGGGGTCAACCCCACGCTCGCGAACAAACTCTCGTCGTTCATCACCGACCTCAACGACGAAGGGATAACGTTCCTGATCATCGAACACGACCTCACATTCCTCATGGACATCGCCGATCCGATTATCGTCCTCGACCAGGGGGCGGTCCTCACCGAGGGACCGCCCGACGCCGTGCGCAACGACGAACGCGTCCTCGACGCCTATCTCGGAGGGGCAGACCAATGA
- a CDS encoding branched-chain amino acid ABC transporter permease — translation MTADSMLPGFGSLNRVERLVAYGVLAVIGLLGGAVLAGVIEPTYLLFLLSLAGMYLLLSMGLNVHWGYTGLINFSVAAFFGIGAYGTALLTSNASPLVPGLYPPIFGLVIGMLGAVVLAILIAIPTLRLRADYLAIASLGLAEVVRLLILNERQWTAGSQGISEMPRFWYPFFSGSAPGWAPASLDGLFVTSLNPLQTAFANFLLIIVLIVLVYWVLKRLHRSPWGRVQRTIRAEEDLAEALGKDTYSFKMQSFILGSVIMAIAGAYYAHLNLFIAPGDLNPIRTFYVWVAVILGGSGSNRGALLGGFVIVFIIEGTRFVNGIGLIPFDIAPFRLFLIGLLIVLIMKFRPQGILPPQNELIVPSAMKGDGDE, via the coding sequence ATGACAGCGGACAGTATGCTCCCCGGGTTCGGGTCGTTGAACCGGGTGGAGCGGTTGGTCGCGTACGGCGTCCTCGCCGTCATCGGACTCCTCGGCGGCGCCGTGCTCGCAGGGGTTATCGAGCCAACCTATCTGCTGTTCTTGCTCTCACTGGCCGGGATGTACCTCCTCCTGTCGATGGGCCTGAACGTCCACTGGGGGTACACCGGGTTGATCAACTTCAGCGTCGCTGCCTTCTTCGGCATCGGTGCCTACGGCACGGCGTTGCTGACATCGAATGCGTCCCCTCTGGTCCCGGGGCTCTATCCTCCCATATTCGGCCTCGTAATCGGAATGCTCGGGGCCGTGGTACTTGCCATACTCATCGCGATCCCGACCTTGCGATTACGGGCCGACTATCTGGCTATTGCATCGCTCGGTCTCGCAGAGGTGGTGCGATTGCTCATCCTCAACGAGCGCCAGTGGACCGCCGGCAGCCAGGGTATCTCCGAGATGCCGCGGTTCTGGTATCCATTCTTCTCGGGATCAGCGCCAGGGTGGGCCCCTGCATCCCTGGATGGACTCTTCGTGACGTCGTTGAATCCGCTGCAAACGGCGTTCGCCAACTTCCTCCTGATCATCGTACTGATCGTCCTCGTGTACTGGGTCCTGAAACGGCTCCACCGCTCCCCATGGGGACGCGTTCAGCGAACGATTCGGGCCGAAGAGGACCTTGCAGAGGCACTCGGTAAGGATACGTACAGCTTCAAAATGCAGTCGTTCATTCTCGGGAGTGTCATTATGGCTATCGCCGGGGCCTACTACGCCCACCTCAATCTCTTCATCGCCCCAGGCGACCTGAACCCCATCCGAACGTTCTACGTGTGGGTGGCGGTCATCCTCGGCGGCAGCGGATCGAATCGTGGCGCTCTGCTCGGCGGGTTCGTCATCGTGTTCATCATCGAGGGCACCAGGTTCGTCAACGGAATCGGATTGATCCCATTCGATATCGCGCCGTTCAGACTCTTCCTCATCGGCCTCCTGATCGTGCTGATTATGAAATTCCGGCCGCAGGGAATCCTGCCGCCACAGAACGAACTGATCGTTCCGTCTGCAATGAAGGGTGATGGTGATGAATGA
- a CDS encoding branched-chain amino acid ABC transporter permease translates to MSLLLQLVANGIVYSGIIVLASVGLSLVYSIGDFANFAHGDTMAVGAYGALAMVGVFGSVGLTATIWGFPIGFFIALVVGMAIAALVAVLTHKVVYERMDVGSIGMLITSIGIAFIYRSVIQIGFGPISQSFGVPRFGPIPVLQDALGVAVTRRDLLIVTVSLVLVIGLHFLLQYTTLGRKMRATADNRSLARVSGIRTDRVLISMWVIGAALAAAGGVFIGLNANVYPRMGFDILLLVFAAVILGGIGSVYGAMLGGFVIGMIHELTPLLQARMGIPIGTEYAPALAFLLMVAILLWRPSGILGGIGS, encoded by the coding sequence ATGTCCCTACTCCTTCAGCTCGTTGCGAACGGTATCGTGTACAGTGGAATCATCGTTCTCGCGAGCGTCGGCCTCTCGTTGGTCTACAGCATCGGCGATTTCGCGAACTTCGCCCACGGCGATACGATGGCCGTTGGGGCCTATGGTGCCCTCGCGATGGTAGGGGTGTTCGGTTCCGTGGGCCTGACCGCGACCATCTGGGGGTTTCCTATCGGCTTCTTTATCGCACTGGTCGTCGGCATGGCCATCGCCGCGCTCGTGGCAGTTCTGACCCACAAGGTCGTCTACGAACGGATGGACGTCGGCTCCATCGGTATGCTGATCACTAGCATCGGGATCGCGTTCATCTACCGATCGGTAATCCAGATCGGCTTCGGTCCGATTTCACAGTCCTTTGGCGTACCACGGTTCGGACCGATTCCCGTGCTTCAGGACGCGCTTGGCGTCGCCGTGACGCGTCGGGACCTCCTGATCGTCACCGTATCGCTGGTCCTCGTGATCGGACTTCACTTCCTATTGCAGTACACGACCCTGGGCCGGAAGATGCGGGCGACAGCCGACAATCGATCCCTGGCCCGCGTCAGCGGCATTCGAACGGACCGGGTGTTGATCTCGATGTGGGTCATCGGCGCCGCACTTGCCGCCGCAGGTGGCGTCTTCATCGGACTCAACGCCAACGTGTATCCGCGAATGGGCTTCGACATCCTCCTCCTCGTGTTCGCAGCGGTTATCCTGGGCGGCATCGGGTCGGTCTATGGCGCGATGCTCGGCGGGTTCGTGATCGGGATGATCCACGAACTCACCCCGCTCTTACAGGCACGAATGGGGATTCCGATCGGGACTGAATACGCCCCGGCGCTGGCATTCCTTCTGATGGTCGCCATTCTCCTGTGGCGACCCAGTGGGATACTGGGAGGTATCGGCTCATGA
- a CDS encoding ABC transporter substrate-binding protein: MAKESQFLDRRRFLQATSLSVLAGLAGCAGDDGGDGGDGGDGGDGGDGGDGEDGTDPAPETSEDESDYTIGMADALTGSLSAFGERNQRGMELALADVNDAGVKGGELDIIVEDTQSESQQGVSAAQKLVNQNEVPLMVGAVGSGVSTAIHTSVIQGTDVVQISQNSTSPKLTEYPDLLRICPPGGGQAQVIADTISGDGHESLAIAWVNNDYGQGIADAVADLYEGEVVYNDPHDQGQSSYSNVITSMNDAGADAWLFVTYQPEFAQMAQEAFDLGVLNAETWYGADSVRGNTVLEQVPEGAIDGMKAVEPSAPVEQDNYQEFATRFEEEYGDQPTSWSTYTYDAIVTAALAIEAADEFTGAALGEVVRDVTRPEGEQVTTYADAKAILEDGGSPSDVDYQGVSGPIDLDENGDPKALLQIITVENHEYVRSSFETA; the protein is encoded by the coding sequence ATGGCAAAAGAAAGCCAATTCCTCGACAGACGCCGATTTTTACAGGCAACTAGTCTCTCGGTCCTCGCCGGCTTGGCCGGGTGCGCCGGCGATGATGGCGGCGATGGCGGCGACGGCGGCGATGGTGGAGACGGGGGCGACGGCGGTGACGGTGAAGACGGTACCGATCCAGCACCCGAGACGTCGGAGGACGAATCGGACTACACCATCGGCATGGCCGATGCGTTGACCGGGTCGCTCTCGGCGTTCGGCGAACGGAACCAGCGGGGCATGGAACTCGCTCTCGCCGACGTCAACGATGCCGGGGTGAAAGGCGGTGAATTGGACATCATCGTCGAGGACACCCAGAGCGAATCCCAGCAAGGGGTCTCCGCGGCGCAGAAACTCGTCAACCAGAACGAAGTGCCACTCATGGTCGGTGCCGTCGGCAGTGGCGTGAGTACGGCGATTCACACCAGTGTCATCCAGGGCACCGACGTGGTGCAGATCAGTCAAAACAGCACGAGCCCCAAGCTAACGGAGTACCCGGATCTGCTCAGGATCTGCCCGCCAGGTGGCGGGCAGGCGCAGGTCATCGCCGATACGATTTCCGGGGACGGGCACGAGTCGCTCGCCATCGCCTGGGTCAACAACGACTACGGGCAGGGCATCGCAGACGCAGTGGCAGACCTCTACGAAGGCGAGGTCGTGTACAATGACCCACACGATCAGGGACAGTCCTCGTACAGTAACGTGATCACGTCGATGAACGATGCGGGTGCCGATGCGTGGTTGTTCGTGACCTACCAGCCGGAGTTCGCGCAAATGGCCCAGGAAGCCTTCGACCTGGGTGTCCTCAACGCGGAAACTTGGTATGGCGCCGACAGCGTCAGGGGAAACACCGTCCTGGAGCAGGTTCCAGAGGGTGCCATCGACGGGATGAAAGCCGTGGAGCCGAGCGCGCCGGTCGAACAGGACAACTATCAGGAGTTCGCGACCCGATTCGAAGAGGAATACGGCGACCAGCCAACGTCCTGGTCGACGTATACGTACGACGCCATCGTGACGGCGGCACTCGCTATCGAGGCGGCCGACGAGTTCACTGGGGCCGCTCTCGGCGAGGTCGTCCGGGACGTGACCCGGCCCGAAGGCGAACAGGTGACCACCTACGCGGACGCCAAGGCAATTCTCGAAGACGGCGGATCCCCATCTGACGTCGATTACCAGGGCGTGAGTGGCCCCATCGATCTCGACGAGAACGGTGACCCGAAGGCCCTCCTCCAGATCATCACCGTGGAGAATCACGAATACGTCAGGAGTTCGTTCGAGACGGCCTAA
- the tnpA gene encoding IS200/IS605 family transposase: MKTTRHATYNLNYHIVWLPKSRRTDGSADIAEQGSAQYRQSVLVNEVADRVRTILHEIADEKGLEIIDLTVQPDHIHLFVSSPPKHAPSLLANWFKGISSRKYNHRYADNEGEKIRWARGYYAGTAGHVSSETVQDYIQRHEEADT, from the coding sequence ATGAAGACCACACGGCATGCGACCTACAACCTCAACTACCACATAGTGTGGTTGCCGAAGTCTCGCAGAACCGATGGTTCTGCGGACATCGCGGAACAGGGTTCCGCTCAGTACCGTCAGTCGGTACTCGTCAACGAGGTCGCCGACCGTGTGCGAACCATCCTCCACGAAATCGCCGACGAAAAGGGCTTGGAAATTATCGACCTTACCGTTCAGCCCGACCATATCCACCTGTTCGTCAGTAGTCCACCAAAGCACGCACCGTCACTTCTCGCCAACTGGTTCAAGGGTATTTCCTCGCGGAAATACAACCATCGCTATGCCGACAACGAGGGCGAGAAGATTCGATGGGCGCGGGGCTACTACGCAGGAACGGCGGGTCACGTTTCCAGCGAGACGGTACAAGACTACATCCAACGTCACGAGGAGGCCGACACATGA
- a CDS encoding cation:proton antiporter codes for MAATLLPAVAIILVSGLVVQLLAQRIRVPSVVFFLAIGLVLGPEGLGLVTIDTFGDGLETIVGLSVAIIVFDGAFQLRLDRIREASTTSLRLVTVGAVVMFVGTAVAVRFLEGVTWELSLLVGALLVATGPTVITPILEVVRVREHVSSALETEGIVNDVTAAIAAVVIFEVLLLDDLGVPATVASFMQRLGIGVAAGLLATALIYLLLRYEIAPEEGPQAARFLLLSAAIGSFAVAEVFAAEAGIAAAATAGIAVGNLDLSYRETMEQFGRDATLIALGFVFISLAALIDLRAVVGLGVGGLLLVVAIMVVIRPAVALVSTIGVEKFTLRERLFLAAMGPRGIIPASVATLFAIELELAGNDTAAQTLLGTVFVVILATDVIEAGFARQIGDRLGVTPMRTIIVGGGRVGRALASRLENSGEFVVIVEGDEERKIKAEELGFTVVLGDGTEGDVLRDAGIEDAKVVVAATGEDDVNLLVAQIAKTKFGIDDLYAKVNDPENDDAFESLSVTAVNAPDATAFAIENEIERSELAHWMYDPGDGHDVQEVTVTSNAVVGTSIRDLNEAIPGGCLIAEVGEGPDAHVPDPGEVLEYGDKVTFLGDAVAVERAVKRFHPHE; via the coding sequence GTGGCGGCGACGCTCCTCCCGGCCGTGGCGATCATCCTCGTCTCCGGGCTCGTGGTGCAACTGCTGGCCCAGCGGATTCGAGTGCCGAGTGTGGTATTCTTCCTGGCGATCGGGCTCGTGCTGGGACCGGAGGGTCTCGGTCTCGTGACCATCGACACGTTCGGCGACGGGCTGGAGACTATCGTCGGACTTAGCGTCGCGATCATCGTCTTCGACGGGGCCTTCCAGTTACGTCTCGATCGGATTCGCGAGGCGTCGACGACCTCGCTGCGCCTCGTGACCGTCGGGGCCGTCGTGATGTTCGTCGGGACCGCGGTCGCTGTCCGGTTTCTGGAGGGCGTGACCTGGGAACTCTCCCTCCTGGTGGGGGCCCTGTTGGTGGCGACCGGGCCGACGGTCATCACGCCGATCCTCGAGGTGGTCCGCGTGAGAGAGCACGTCTCCTCGGCTCTGGAGACGGAAGGTATCGTCAACGACGTGACCGCCGCCATCGCCGCCGTCGTCATCTTCGAAGTCCTGTTGCTCGACGACCTGGGCGTCCCGGCGACGGTCGCGTCGTTCATGCAGCGCCTGGGTATCGGTGTCGCCGCCGGTCTTCTGGCGACGGCTCTCATCTATCTGCTGCTACGGTACGAGATCGCACCGGAGGAGGGGCCGCAGGCTGCCCGGTTCCTATTATTGAGTGCTGCAATCGGCTCGTTCGCGGTCGCCGAGGTGTTCGCTGCCGAAGCCGGTATCGCCGCCGCGGCGACCGCGGGCATTGCCGTGGGCAATCTGGATCTCTCCTACCGCGAGACGATGGAGCAGTTCGGTCGGGATGCGACGCTGATAGCCCTCGGGTTCGTGTTCATCTCGCTCGCGGCGCTCATCGATCTCCGCGCGGTCGTGGGCCTCGGCGTCGGCGGTCTGTTGCTGGTCGTCGCTATCATGGTGGTCATTCGGCCTGCCGTGGCGCTGGTCTCGACCATCGGTGTGGAGAAGTTTACGCTGCGCGAACGGCTGTTCTTGGCCGCCATGGGTCCACGCGGGATCATCCCCGCGAGCGTGGCGACGTTGTTCGCCATCGAACTGGAACTGGCCGGAAACGATACGGCAGCACAGACCCTGCTCGGCACGGTGTTCGTCGTCATCCTGGCGACCGACGTGATCGAGGCTGGATTCGCACGACAGATCGGCGACCGACTCGGAGTGACACCTATGCGAACGATAATCGTCGGTGGGGGCCGCGTCGGGCGGGCCCTCGCCAGTAGACTGGAGAACAGTGGAGAGTTCGTCGTCATCGTCGAGGGTGACGAAGAACGGAAGATCAAAGCGGAGGAACTGGGATTCACCGTGGTCCTGGGCGATGGAACCGAAGGCGACGTGCTTCGGGACGCGGGCATCGAGGACGCGAAGGTCGTCGTCGCGGCGACCGGCGAGGACGACGTGAACCTCCTCGTCGCGCAGATCGCGAAGACGAAGTTCGGTATCGACGACCTGTACGCGAAGGTCAACGACCCCGAGAACGACGACGCCTTCGAGTCGCTTTCGGTCACGGCCGTCAACGCACCGGACGCGACCGCGTTCGCCATCGAGAACGAGATCGAACGATCGGAACTCGCCCACTGGATGTACGACCCGGGCGACGGCCACGACGTCCAGGAGGTGACGGTGACCTCCAACGCGGTGGTGGGGACGTCGATACGCGACCTCAACGAGGCGATCCCTGGGGGGTGTCTGATCGCCGAGGTCGGC